The following coding sequences lie in one Rutidosis leptorrhynchoides isolate AG116_Rl617_1_P2 chromosome 4, CSIRO_AGI_Rlap_v1, whole genome shotgun sequence genomic window:
- the LOC139843174 gene encoding uncharacterized protein, whose translation MAGSNNDINVLNQPPIFDKLKNGTFPSAPFEVNEHEYSKGCYLADGIYPDWGTLVKGYSCPTEEPTIKFTRFQASARKDIKRAFGVLQGRFHIIRIASRSMPVNRMRRVMECCLILHNMILEDNNFALSKWEERFTTEEMENGMEHIRTRGRDRDIIAREIRDRDMHNQLTENLVEHIWNLPTTFHNVN comes from the coding sequence ATGGCGGGTTCCAACAATGATATTAACGTTTTGAACCAACCACCTATATTTGATAAacttaagaacggaacatttccatCCGCACCGTTTGAGGTAAATGAGCATGAATATAGCAAAGGATGTTACCTTGCGGACGGTATATATCCCGATTGGGGAACTTTAGTTAAAGGATATTCATGTCCCACTGAAGAACCAACGATTAAGTTTACTAGATTTCAAGCTAGTGCCCGAAAGGATATAAAGAGGGCATTTGGGGTTCTTCAAGGTCGGTTTCATATTATACGCATAGCTTCACGAAGTATGCCAGTTAACAGGATGCGAAGAGTGATGGAATGTTGTCTCATATTACATAACATGATACTGGAAGATAACAACTTTGCACTTTCTAAATGGGAAGAAAGATTCACTACCGAAGAAATGGAAAATGGTATGGAACATATACGTACCAGAGGACGAGATCGAGACATTATCGCAAGAGAAATAAGGGATCGAGACATGCACAACCAACTTACCGAGAATTTAGTCGAGCATATCTGGAACCTTCCAACAACTTTTCACAATGTGAATTAG